From Micromonas commoda chromosome 3, complete sequence, a single genomic window includes:
- a CDS encoding predicted protein, producing MSIRGVYQLMRLELKYCDHSGSSRHLRNFLENHLKTLREEWSHLDITTTVRRGRHPHVTGTYRNGRQKTVDLKNKEEEKIRYHLNFLFTEKGRKSSTKLPGSRRITDTPSIQGRWRPGMWDTPTKSAGAAAS from the coding sequence ATGTCTATCCGCGGCGTCTATCAGCTCATGCGTCTGGAACTCAAGTATTGCGACCACAGCGGCAGCAGCCGTCACCTCCGCAACTTCCTCGAAAATCACCTCAAGACCTTGCGGGAGGAGTGGTCGCACCTGGACATCACCACGACGgtgcgacgagggcggcatCCGCACGTGACGGGAACATATCGAAACGGTAGACAGAAGACGGTGGACCTGAAGaacaaggaggaggagaagatcAGGTACCACTTGAACTTCCTGTTCACCGAGAAGGGGAGGAAATCAAGCACCAAGTTGCCGGGGAGCAGGAGGATCACGGATACGCCTTCGATCCAGGGGAGATGGAGGCCAGGGATGTGGGACACTCCGACAAAGAGTGCGGGGGCAGCAGCGAGCTGA
- a CDS encoding predicted protein: MPATAGRVPMPAGNRVVTGNALKVSDRWSSIVGSDPYASEKKEDGDVMEKLWADQRLHGNKRKIGTDERGMPIFEMLNGAEKREKRKGDAMAAREREYQLMQEKKRRMDEVRAAEQELAEASHKASKKHKKDKKDKKDKKKKKKKDKKEKKEKKKKHKKEKKSRRDRSSSDSSSDSSSDDESDTEDSTEKFRLSGFFKSKE, translated from the coding sequence ATGCCCGCCACCGCTGGACGCGTGCCCATGCCTGCGGGCAACAGGGTGGTCACGGGGAACGCCCTGAAGGTGTCCGATCGTTGGTCCTCCATCGTCGGCTCTGATCCTTACGCGagcgagaagaaggaggacggggacgtgaTGGAGAAGCTCTGGGCGGACCAGCGTCTGCACGGGAACAAACGCAAAATTGGcaccgacgagcgcgggatGCCGATATTTGAGATGCTGAACGGCGCCGAGAAGAGGGAGAAGAGGAAGGGAGACGCCATggccgcgagggagagggagTACCAGCTCATGCaggagaagaagaggaggatGGACGAGgtgagggcggcggagcaggaGCTGGCAGAGGCGAGCCACAAGGCGAGCAAGAAGCACAAGAAAGACAAGAAGGATAAGAAGGACAAAAAGAAAAAAAAGAAAAAGGataagaaggagaagaaggagaagaagaagaaacacaagaaggagaagaagagcAGGCGGGACAGGTCGTCCAGTGACTCCAGCAGTGACTcgagcagcgacgacgaatcTGACACGGAGGACTCCACCGAGAAGTTCCGCCTCTCCGGTTTCTTCAAGTCCAAGGAATGA